The following are encoded together in the Methanosarcina flavescens genome:
- a CDS encoding ribonuclease H family protein, whose protein sequence is MFEVYCDSSFNEGEDSYIGCTVIRDGEQIHQSTTKIPDSPQNNLDCELAALNFAVTLTRIFSKGDQDVTIYNDSTEAVKVFQREKQEIEKKLPGLNINFEYIPREKVNQAIADSLSKKFPVFFLNVPTCEVESFSRREDILSDIAQNQRNILYLEKVEEKSTNKKTCYRLIIRTIDKILSDDRLYLIRKGGPGAQVKVAGEIRKDLSDPLVLSSLEAKGVRLENSYFLLTDETWGLRSTDNQTCSILPGSVRHRIICDEVDRSPQNLLRRAERFR, encoded by the coding sequence ATGTTTGAAGTTTACTGCGACTCTTCCTTTAATGAGGGTGAGGATTCTTACATTGGCTGTACGGTGATCCGGGACGGAGAGCAGATTCACCAGTCTACAACAAAGATTCCTGATTCCCCTCAAAATAATCTTGACTGTGAACTTGCAGCCCTTAACTTCGCTGTAACCCTGACCCGAATTTTTTCCAAGGGCGACCAGGATGTTACCATTTATAATGATTCTACTGAAGCCGTAAAAGTTTTCCAGAGGGAAAAGCAGGAAATTGAAAAGAAACTACCCGGTCTCAATATTAATTTTGAGTATATTCCACGCGAAAAAGTAAATCAGGCAATCGCAGACAGTTTGTCTAAAAAATTTCCAGTGTTTTTCCTGAACGTTCCAACCTGTGAGGTTGAGTCTTTTTCTCGGAGAGAGGATATCCTATCCGATATTGCCCAAAATCAGCGCAATATTCTTTATCTCGAGAAAGTCGAAGAAAAATCTACGAATAAAAAAACCTGCTACAGATTGATAATCCGTACGATTGACAAAATTCTTTCAGATGACCGGCTTTATCTTATAAGAAAAGGAGGTCCTGGCGCTCAGGTAAAAGTAGCAGGAGAAATAAGAAAAGACCTGTCCGATCCACTGGTTCTCTCTTCGCTGGAAGCAAAAGGTGTCAGGCTTGAGAATTCCTACTTCCTGCTGACAGACGAAACCTGGGGGCTTCGGAGCACGGATAATCAGACCTGCTCCATTCTTCCAGGCTCGGTTCGTCACAGGATTATCTGCGATGAGGTGGACCGTTCTCCTCAAAATCTCTTAAGAAGAGCTGAACGCTTCAGGTAA
- a CDS encoding pyridoxal phosphate-dependent aminotransferase, with the protein MFSINSECILSKKSEDIPPFYVMEVLESAQALETKGRHIIHLEVGEPDFPTAPHICEAACAAIYRGSTKYTHSQGLLSLREAIVESYHRKFGVDLSPDQVIVTSGTSPALLMVFMALLEKMDEVIMSNPYYACYPNFVKYLGGTPVFVYTNEKNGFALEPETVRQCLSLNTKAILINSPSNPSGHVMSPESLQGLAEIADEKGIPIVSDEIYQGLIYDGDDHTILEYTKNAFVLNGFSKLYAMTGWRLGYIICPPECVRAIQKIHQNFFICANSFVQEAAIAALKGPQEHVAEMVQTYNTRRQYMLKRLIGMGLEVRKEPMGAFYVLADARKYGSDSLELSRRILNEAGVAVTPGIDFGNGAEGYLRFSYANSIENIKEGMDRLEAFLEKELDG; encoded by the coding sequence ATGTTTTCGATAAACTCAGAATGCATTCTATCAAAAAAATCTGAAGATATCCCTCCTTTCTATGTTATGGAAGTGCTGGAAAGTGCCCAGGCTCTGGAAACTAAGGGAAGACACATAATCCACCTTGAGGTCGGAGAGCCTGATTTTCCTACGGCTCCACACATATGTGAGGCTGCCTGTGCTGCTATTTACCGGGGATCTACAAAATACACTCACAGCCAGGGACTTCTTTCGCTCAGAGAGGCAATAGTTGAGTCCTATCACCGGAAGTTCGGAGTTGACCTGAGCCCGGATCAGGTTATTGTAACTTCGGGCACGAGTCCTGCTCTCTTGATGGTTTTTATGGCTCTGCTTGAGAAAATGGATGAAGTGATAATGTCAAATCCTTATTATGCCTGTTATCCGAATTTTGTTAAATATCTTGGTGGAACCCCTGTTTTTGTCTATACGAACGAGAAAAATGGGTTTGCCCTCGAACCGGAAACCGTAAGGCAGTGCCTGAGCCTAAACACTAAGGCAATCCTGATCAACAGCCCTTCAAACCCTAGCGGGCACGTCATGTCTCCAGAAAGCTTGCAGGGGCTTGCCGAGATTGCGGATGAGAAAGGTATCCCTATTGTTTCGGACGAGATCTATCAGGGCCTGATCTATGACGGAGACGACCACACAATTCTGGAATACACAAAAAACGCTTTTGTCCTGAACGGCTTTTCCAAACTCTATGCAATGACCGGCTGGAGGCTCGGGTATATTATCTGTCCTCCCGAGTGTGTCCGTGCAATCCAGAAAATCCACCAGAACTTTTTCATCTGCGCCAACTCCTTTGTCCAGGAGGCAGCAATTGCAGCCCTGAAGGGTCCACAGGAACACGTTGCTGAGATGGTGCAGACTTACAATACGCGCCGCCAGTATATGCTGAAAAGGCTCATAGGAATGGGGCTTGAAGTCCGCAAAGAGCCTATGGGAGCTTTTTACGTCCTTGCCGACGCCCGCAAGTACGGCAGCGATTCTCTTGAATTAAGCCGTCGTATCCTCAACGAAGCTGGCGTTGCAGTTACCCCCGGAATCGATTTCGGAAACGGGGCAGAAGGCTATCTGCGTTTCTCCTATGCTAACAGCATTGAGAATATAAAAGAAGGTATGGACAGGCTGGAAGCCTTTTTAGAAAAAGAACTTGATGGATGA
- a CDS encoding DNA replication complex subunit Gins51 gives MDIEEISRVLYKEEEQKLKVIKADFYLQAEKYIRELEGEIKRIENSRSPESKMLRDEYEGALSALETIFMKRIWKVIEMATFQSHADKPISKDIEKLLPAEKRLYDLVLEGIDAAKTELLGPILYPDSDNVAVWPEIRVERQISASLSGEAEAQMGTPVIVAAGEIRAEPDKNNINEEYVVVRILKDLPTFTGADGRNYTVSAEEVVVLPQLNATGLIKRNAAKLIAAQESSGKDSFPGKN, from the coding sequence ATGGATATAGAAGAAATCAGCCGAGTGTTATATAAAGAAGAAGAACAAAAATTAAAGGTAATTAAGGCTGATTTTTATCTGCAAGCTGAGAAATACATCAGAGAGCTTGAAGGAGAGATAAAAAGAATAGAGAATTCTCGTTCTCCGGAATCCAAGATGCTTCGTGATGAGTATGAGGGAGCTCTTTCTGCCCTTGAGACTATCTTTATGAAACGAATATGGAAAGTTATTGAAATGGCAACATTTCAGTCTCATGCGGATAAGCCTATCTCAAAGGATATTGAAAAACTGCTTCCTGCGGAAAAGAGACTTTATGATCTTGTATTGGAGGGAATCGATGCAGCAAAAACTGAACTTCTAGGTCCTATTCTGTACCCTGATTCCGATAATGTCGCAGTCTGGCCTGAAATCAGAGTGGAAAGGCAGATCTCTGCCAGCTTAAGTGGGGAAGCGGAGGCACAAATGGGAACTCCTGTTATCGTAGCCGCAGGAGAAATCAGAGCAGAGCCGGACAAAAACAATATAAATGAGGAATACGTTGTTGTGCGAATACTGAAGGATCTGCCTACCTTCACAGGTGCAGACGGCCGAAACTACACGGTCAGTGCCGAAGAAGTCGTTGTTTTGCCGCAGCTCAATGCTACAGGGCTGATAAAGCGAAACGCAGCCAAACTGATTGCCGCACAGGAAAGTTCCGGAAAAGATTCATTCCCCGGAAAAAATTAA
- a CDS encoding formylglycine-generating enzyme family protein, translating to MSYVSAVRCYLKKEEPEETEESPLFAQADNPGSTEIFISPSTGIQFVLIPAGEFEMGSSSEEKERSDSESPLHKVTIQNSFYLGRSAVTQKQWKTIMKNNPSHFKGEDRPVEMISWADAQQFIMKLNEIEGTDKYRLPSEAEWEYACRAGTQTRCFFGEDESILDEYAWHIENSGGKTHAVGLKKPNPWGLYDMHGNVWEWVQDKWHENYNGAPLDGTAWEEGNSSNRVSRGCSWLCNKGFCRSAGRFKREPESRFANLGFRVLREL from the coding sequence ATGAGTTACGTTAGTGCAGTTAGATGTTATCTGAAAAAAGAGGAACCTGAAGAAACTGAAGAGTCACCTCTCTTCGCACAAGCTGATAATCCTGGTAGTACTGAAATCTTTATCAGTCCTTCTACAGGCATACAATTTGTACTGATCCCGGCCGGGGAATTCGAGATGGGTTCATCCTCCGAAGAGAAAGAGAGGTCAGATTCCGAATCTCCGCTCCATAAAGTAACAATTCAGAACTCTTTCTATCTGGGCAGGTCGGCTGTCACACAAAAGCAGTGGAAAACAATAATGAAAAACAATCCTTCACACTTCAAGGGTGAAGACCGCCCGGTTGAGATGATTTCCTGGGCAGATGCCCAGCAATTTATCATGAAGCTAAATGAAATAGAAGGAACTGATAAGTATCGCTTACCTTCAGAAGCCGAGTGGGAATACGCCTGCCGGGCTGGCACACAGACAAGATGCTTCTTTGGCGAAGATGAGTCAATACTTGATGAATACGCCTGGCATATTGAGAACTCAGGCGGTAAAACTCATGCAGTCGGTCTAAAGAAACCAAACCCTTGGGGACTTTACGACATGCACGGGAATGTCTGGGAATGGGTGCAGGATAAATGGCATGAAAATTACAACGGGGCTCCGTTGGATGGTACGGCATGGGAGGAAGGAAATAGTTCCAATCGTGTTTCTCGCGGGTGTAGCTGGCTCTGCAATAAAGGGTTTTGCCGTTCCGCTGGTCGCTTCAAGCGCGAACCTGAGAGTCGTTTCGCCAATCTTGGGTTTCGAGTTTTGAGAGAACTATGA
- a CDS encoding 50S ribosomal protein L44e gives MKIPKRMRTYCPSCKTHQEIVVERVKKGQQSPMTHIARQKRRQEGIGNSGKFSKVPGGDKPTKRIWLRYRCTVCKKAFQPPAFRAKKFEFKE, from the coding sequence ATGAAGATTCCAAAGCGAATGAGAACTTACTGCCCGTCCTGTAAGACTCATCAGGAAATTGTTGTTGAAAGGGTCAAAAAGGGACAGCAATCACCCATGACCCATATTGCAAGACAGAAGAGAAGACAGGAAGGTATAGGCAACAGTGGTAAATTCTCCAAGGTACCTGGTGGCGATAAGCCCACAAAGCGGATCTGGTTAAGGTACCGCTGTACAGTATGTAAAAAAGCCTTTCAGCCACCTGCTTTCAGGGCAAAGAAATTCGAGTTTAAGGAGTAA
- a CDS encoding transposase produces MVEIMRDAEISSHIIYAYVKTGRMVTEENIQFLSEEDIDEWNHFINESEKFEGDFNNLIENALCELSTDISCPDLPKEALELLFDIYKFHPILVERCRDTFVSNIMIDTVRNGIMAILAEIKDVTGRFDLDGSDLINCVFSPNKPILETGMYSLGDINEQKGVHYIFLGFILAIRNQFFHRDIYLKNPYLVLQYLSYSKRTGKLRRSFLKTSISVDTIKKVILGWKISQKTDHDVKHAKTLIRQSNRSRKSRCYVMDKGYDSEEIHTLIREEIKADSIVPLRERKRKRINGKYRKQLNKDFDKIKYNRRNIVETIISVVKRKFGETLRARKVRNQVKEVKVKLIVYNINKKVIQLLWIKLRISTEPIFL; encoded by the coding sequence ATGGTTGAAATAATGAGGGATGCTGAAATATCTTCTCACATAATTTACGCTTATGTCAAAACAGGTAGGATGGTAACGGAAGAGAACATTCAATTTTTAAGTGAGGAAGATATTGACGAATGGAATCATTTTATCAACGAGTCAGAAAAATTTGAAGGTGATTTTAACAATCTAATTGAGAATGCTTTATGCGAACTTTCTACAGATATTTCTTGTCCCGATTTGCCAAAAGAAGCTTTAGAACTTTTGTTTGATATCTATAAATTTCATCCCATCTTGGTCGAAAGATGTAGGGATACTTTCGTTAGTAACATTATGATTGATACTGTAAGAAATGGTATAATGGCGATCTTGGCTGAAATTAAAGATGTTACAGGTAGATTTGATCTTGATGGATCTGATTTGATTAATTGTGTTTTTTCTCCTAATAAGCCAATTTTAGAAACTGGCATGTATTCTTTAGGTGACATTAATGAACAAAAAGGAGTCCATTATATTTTCTTGGGCTTTATTTTGGCAATAAGAAATCAGTTTTTTCACCGTGATATTTATTTAAAGAATCCTTATTTAGTCTTACAATATCTTTCTTATTCTAAGAGAACAGGGAAGCTCCGAAGGAGCTTCCTTAAAACTTCAATATCAGTAGACACTATTAAAAAAGTAATATTAGGATGGAAAATTAGCCAAAAAACAGATCATGATGTCAAGCATGCAAAGACTCTGATAAGACAATCAAACAGGTCAAGAAAGTCTCGATGTTATGTGATGGATAAAGGATATGATTCCGAAGAAATTCATACTCTAATAAGAGAAGAGATAAAAGCAGATTCAATAGTACCTTTGAGAGAAAGAAAAAGAAAGAGAATAAACGGAAAATATAGAAAACAATTAAACAAAGACTTTGATAAGATCAAATACAATAGAAGGAATATAGTAGAGACAATAATATCTGTTGTAAAAAGAAAATTTGGAGAAACATTAAGAGCAAGAAAGGTTAGAAATCAAGTAAAAGAAGTAAAAGTTAAACTAATAGTCTATAATATAAACAAAAAAGTAATACAATTATTATGGATTAAATTAAGGATTTCTACAGAGCCGATATTCTTATAA
- a CDS encoding proteasome assembly chaperone family protein, whose protein sequence is MQRSTLVRLKENLELKKPILVVGLPGVGLVGKLVAEHLVDELRAEKIMEVYSPHFPPQVLVNKDCTVRPVSNAIYLGKAKENDVLFLVGDHQSTTSQGHYELCSLYLDIAEELGVLRIYTLGGYPTGKLTYEETVLGVANNINLIEEIKAYGVEFRESEPSGGIVGASGLLVAFSRMRGIDAACLMGMTPGYLMDPKSAQSLLKVICKLFGIEVNTESLEKKAEEMENILEKLKEKEEQQTIQEIKPSEEDLRYIG, encoded by the coding sequence ATGCAGCGAAGTACACTTGTCCGCCTGAAAGAAAATCTTGAGCTCAAAAAACCCATACTTGTAGTTGGACTTCCAGGAGTAGGACTCGTAGGCAAACTAGTGGCAGAGCATCTTGTAGACGAACTTAGGGCCGAAAAAATTATGGAGGTTTATTCTCCACATTTTCCACCTCAGGTTTTGGTCAATAAAGATTGTACGGTCCGCCCGGTAAGCAACGCTATATACCTCGGAAAAGCGAAAGAGAATGATGTGCTTTTCCTTGTAGGAGACCATCAGAGCACAACCTCACAGGGGCATTATGAGCTATGTTCTCTCTACCTTGACATTGCAGAAGAACTTGGAGTGTTAAGGATTTATACGCTCGGAGGATATCCGACTGGCAAACTGACCTATGAGGAAACCGTCCTTGGGGTCGCTAACAATATAAACTTGATTGAAGAAATCAAAGCATATGGAGTAGAATTCAGGGAATCCGAACCCAGCGGAGGAATAGTTGGAGCCTCAGGCCTGCTTGTAGCTTTCAGCAGGATGCGGGGTATTGATGCTGCCTGCCTCATGGGCATGACTCCAGGATATTTGATGGATCCTAAAAGCGCTCAGTCCCTTCTGAAAGTAATCTGCAAATTGTTCGGAATTGAGGTAAATACTGAATCCCTTGAGAAGAAAGCTGAAGAGATGGAAAACATCCTTGAAAAGCTGAAGGAAAAAGAAGAGCAGCAAACCATCCAGGAAATCAAACCGTCCGAAGAAGACCTGCGCTATATAGGGTAA
- the priS gene encoding DNA primase catalytic subunit PriS, producing MDSQTASFLRNRFQNYYKNAEIGLPDHLPNREWAFIFYDDMPGKMHRHKAFGSPGEALDYLYGMAPAHVYYSTAYYEYPDARKMNEKNWLGAELIFDLDADHLPNAPKNYVDMLELVKKETFKLMDFLLDDFGFSEQEIELVFSGGRGYHFHVKHPKVITLDSSSRREIINYISGKDLRENYEYLITEEKLFGDFGTGSKTYKGKKQGVTIKVINGYDCGWGKRIAEHIVDYLKKEVSKESKKDMFKDLRENLKNEILIGQETINKLIKIGTDEKALNSILSRGRVDFGFLRNSGKIFEYLVRQSVQKYAVDFGASVDEPVTADIKRLIRVPGSLHGGSGMLVKKLTLSELEKFDPLNDAVIFGERPVKVTVSKPLSVQLKGRDLRIEEGKQEVPEYAAIYLICRGVAEYGYRRNQPSVI from the coding sequence ATGGACAGTCAAACCGCCAGTTTTTTGAGAAACCGCTTTCAGAACTATTACAAAAATGCCGAAATAGGTCTCCCAGACCATCTGCCTAACAGAGAATGGGCTTTCATTTTCTATGATGATATGCCTGGGAAGATGCACAGGCATAAGGCATTCGGCTCGCCTGGCGAAGCTCTTGACTATCTTTACGGCATGGCTCCTGCGCATGTTTACTACTCAACTGCGTATTACGAATATCCTGATGCCAGAAAGATGAATGAGAAGAACTGGCTCGGGGCAGAATTGATTTTTGACCTTGATGCCGACCACCTACCGAATGCCCCGAAAAACTATGTGGATATGCTTGAGCTTGTGAAAAAAGAAACTTTCAAGCTCATGGATTTTCTTCTTGACGATTTCGGTTTTTCGGAACAGGAAATCGAGTTGGTGTTTTCCGGCGGGAGAGGATATCACTTTCACGTGAAGCATCCAAAAGTAATCACTTTAGATAGTTCATCACGTAGGGAGATAATTAATTACATAAGTGGTAAGGATTTAAGAGAAAACTACGAATATTTAATTACAGAAGAAAAATTATTTGGGGATTTTGGGACTGGATCTAAAACATATAAAGGAAAAAAACAGGGAGTGACAATAAAAGTAATTAACGGATATGACTGTGGATGGGGGAAAAGAATTGCTGAGCACATAGTAGACTATTTAAAAAAGGAAGTTAGTAAAGAAAGTAAAAAAGATATGTTTAAAGATCTGCGCGAAAACTTAAAAAATGAAATACTAATAGGTCAAGAGACTATAAACAAATTAATAAAGATAGGAACGGATGAAAAAGCTCTTAATAGCATATTGAGTCGTGGTCGAGTTGATTTTGGATTCCTTAGAAATTCAGGAAAAATTTTTGAATACTTGGTAAGACAATCGGTTCAAAAATATGCCGTAGATTTTGGGGCCAGCGTCGATGAACCCGTGACTGCGGACATTAAACGGCTGATACGGGTGCCGGGTTCGCTGCATGGCGGGTCAGGGATGCTGGTTAAGAAACTTACTTTATCCGAATTAGAGAAGTTTGATCCGCTTAATGATGCCGTTATCTTTGGAGAAAGGCCGGTAAAGGTAACAGTTTCAAAGCCTCTTTCGGTGCAGTTAAAGGGCAGGGATTTAAGAATAGAGGAAGGCAAACAGGAAGTTCCTGAATATGCGGCAATTTATTTAATTTGCAGAGGTGTTGCGGAGTATGGATATAGAAGAAATCAGCCGAGTGTTATATAA
- a CDS encoding 30S ribosomal protein S27e: MVDYIQRPKSRFLRVKCNDCENEQVIFGSASRKITCIVCGRTLAEPTGGKSTITTHILEVLE; this comes from the coding sequence ATGGTAGACTATATCCAGAGACCAAAGAGCAGGTTCCTGCGCGTAAAGTGCAACGATTGCGAAAACGAACAGGTCATATTTGGAAGTGCAAGCCGTAAAATCACCTGCATCGTCTGTGGAAGAACCCTTGCTGAACCGACCGGTGGCAAATCGACCATTACCACTCATATCCTGGAAGTGCTTGAATAA
- a CDS encoding TIGR00375 family protein, with the protein MKVNTDLHLHSKYSMATSRKMELPTIAREASKKGIELIGTADCTHPKWLEEIKKVAVSDEEIHIDEIYFIPTTEIEDSKRVHHLLILPSISKAEELAERIAPYGNIEADGRPNVGLDGNEIAEIAKDIGALIGPCHAFTPWTALYGYHDSLKSCYGDMTDYISFLELGLSADSDYADRIEELHCLTFLSNSDAHSPSTNKLAREFTQFDVPELTFDGLKKAILRKEGYRATLNVGFFPEEGKYSRSACIKCFTQYALPEAVENKWRCPICEGVIKKGVFDRINELADFKEPKHPDHRPPYLHLIPLAEIIQMALGHASVQTKGVQTAWNKLIERFGNEVNALIYSKPDELKIVGNDRIVNAILAFRKGNVIIHPGGGGQYGWLELPENLKKEETRNGQLSLADLEKLNPENESKTAKKKGKKPRKETAETGKEPEDASQSSLFDF; encoded by the coding sequence ATGAAAGTCAATACAGACCTCCATCTCCATTCAAAGTACTCCATGGCAACTTCCAGGAAAATGGAATTGCCGACAATTGCCAGGGAGGCTTCAAAAAAAGGTATAGAATTGATCGGTACTGCCGATTGCACTCATCCGAAGTGGCTCGAGGAGATCAAAAAGGTCGCTGTTTCGGATGAAGAAATCCATATAGATGAGATTTATTTTATTCCTACCACGGAAATAGAAGACAGTAAACGCGTACACCATCTTCTTATTTTACCTTCAATTTCGAAAGCTGAAGAGCTGGCTGAACGCATTGCTCCTTATGGTAACATTGAAGCTGATGGACGCCCGAATGTCGGGCTGGATGGCAATGAGATTGCCGAAATTGCAAAAGACATAGGAGCGCTTATCGGCCCCTGTCACGCTTTTACACCCTGGACTGCACTTTACGGCTATCATGATAGCCTGAAAAGCTGCTACGGGGATATGACGGATTATATTTCTTTTCTTGAGCTCGGCCTGAGTGCGGACAGCGATTATGCCGATCGGATAGAGGAACTGCACTGCCTGACCTTTCTTTCAAATTCCGATGCACATTCTCCTTCTACCAATAAACTGGCAAGGGAATTCACGCAGTTTGATGTGCCTGAACTTACTTTTGACGGCTTGAAAAAAGCCATTCTCAGGAAAGAGGGGTATAGAGCCACCCTGAATGTTGGGTTCTTTCCCGAGGAGGGAAAATATAGCAGGTCAGCCTGCATCAAGTGTTTTACCCAGTACGCACTGCCCGAAGCAGTTGAGAATAAATGGCGCTGCCCGATTTGTGAAGGCGTCATAAAGAAAGGGGTTTTCGACCGAATAAATGAACTTGCAGACTTTAAAGAGCCGAAGCACCCTGACCACCGTCCCCCTTACCTTCATCTCATCCCTCTTGCTGAAATTATCCAGATGGCGCTCGGGCATGCAAGCGTTCAGACAAAAGGCGTCCAGACTGCCTGGAATAAGCTTATAGAACGCTTTGGAAACGAAGTCAATGCCCTTATCTACTCCAAACCGGACGAACTGAAAATCGTAGGAAATGACCGGATAGTAAATGCAATCCTGGCTTTCAGGAAAGGTAATGTGATAATCCATCCCGGCGGTGGAGGTCAGTACGGCTGGCTTGAGCTGCCTGAAAACCTGAAAAAGGAAGAAACCCGCAATGGACAGCTTTCACTTGCAGACCTTGAGAAGCTAAATCCCGAAAACGAAAGCAAGACCGCAAAGAAGAAGGGTAAAAAGCCCAGGAAAGAAACTGCCGAAACCGGGAAAGAACCGGAAGACGCAAGCCAGAGCTCACTTTTCGATTTTTAA
- a CDS encoding translation initiation factor IF-2 subunit alpha, with protein MGNDNWPEVGEFVVCTVKNVTDFGAYVELEEFGGREGFIHISEIKAGWVKYVRDYVREGQKIVCKVLNVDPSRGHIDLSLKDVNEHQRRAKIQEWKNEQKAAKWLQFVAEETKTDENSVKALHEKLVEEFGSAYSAFEEAAIEGEKAFKGMKINKKYLKSIVKIAGENIKLPFVDIAGYVDLTCNLPNGIEVIRQALNAANSISDVDGKDVRLEISYIGAPRYRIKVIAPDYKKAESVLKKSAQTAVDTIAKLGGHGTFKRHIESAKA; from the coding sequence ATGGGAAACGATAACTGGCCCGAAGTCGGAGAGTTCGTTGTCTGTACTGTGAAGAATGTGACGGATTTCGGAGCCTATGTCGAGCTTGAGGAGTTCGGAGGAAGGGAAGGTTTCATCCATATCTCCGAAATTAAAGCAGGCTGGGTCAAGTACGTCAGGGACTACGTAAGGGAAGGGCAGAAGATAGTCTGCAAGGTTCTTAACGTGGACCCTTCCCGCGGCCACATAGACCTTTCACTGAAAGATGTTAACGAGCACCAGCGGCGCGCTAAGATCCAGGAATGGAAAAATGAGCAAAAAGCCGCCAAATGGCTCCAGTTCGTGGCTGAAGAGACGAAAACCGATGAGAATAGCGTGAAAGCTCTGCACGAAAAACTCGTAGAGGAGTTTGGAAGTGCATACTCGGCCTTTGAAGAAGCTGCTATTGAAGGAGAGAAAGCTTTCAAAGGAATGAAAATCAATAAGAAATATTTAAAGAGCATAGTCAAAATAGCAGGGGAAAATATCAAACTGCCTTTTGTCGACATCGCAGGCTATGTGGATCTGACCTGTAACCTTCCAAACGGCATAGAAGTCATAAGGCAGGCTCTCAATGCTGCAAATTCTATCAGTGACGTTGATGGAAAAGATGTCAGGCTCGAAATAAGTTACATAGGGGCTCCGAGATATAGGATTAAAGTAATTGCCCCAGATTACAAGAAAGCTGAATCAGTCCTTAAAAAATCCGCCCAGACAGCAGTGGATACCATTGCCAAGCTTGGCGGGCATGGGACTTTCAAGCGGCACATCGAATCAGCAAAGGCGTGA
- a CDS encoding RNA-protein complex protein Nop10 yields the protein MGQKIRKCKNCGRYTLREICPVCGGITFPAHPARFSPQDPYGKYRRMAKKG from the coding sequence TTGGGACAAAAGATCCGCAAATGCAAAAATTGCGGCAGGTACACTTTAAGGGAAATTTGTCCGGTTTGTGGGGGAATAACTTTCCCCGCACATCCAGCTCGCTTTTCTCCTCAGGACCCTTACGGTAAGTACCGCAGAATGGCAAAGAAAGGATAA